The Kribbella sp. NBC_00662 nucleotide sequence CGTCGTCCACGTCTGGCGCAAGAACGATCCTCCGGACCCGGCGTCGTCCGCAGGGATGACTACGTCGGCCCTGCGGATGACGCACAATCAGCGTGTGCCCGACAAGATCCGTGTGCTGGTCGCCGACGACCAGACCCTGGTACGCACCGGCTTCCGGGTCATCCTGGAGGCCGAGGGCGATATCGAGGTGGTCGCCGAAGCCGACACGGGTACGGCGGCCATCCGGCAGGCGCAGCTCGCGGCGCCCGACGTGATCCTGATGGACATCCGGATGCCCGAGCTCGACGGACTGTCCGCGACCGAGGAGATCCGCCGGCAGCCGGACCCGCCGACGATCATCGTGCTCACCACCTTCGACCAGAACGAGTACGTCTACCGCGCGCTCCGGGCCGGCGCGGCCGGGTTCCTGCTCAAGGACTCGCCGTCCACCCGGCTCATCGCCGCCGTCCGCGCGGCGGCGACCGGCGACTCACTGATCGAGCCGGCCATCACTCGACGGCTGGTCGAGCGCTTCGCCGAACCGGTTGTCGCCGAGGGGCTGCCGGCGGAGCTGGCCGCGCTCACCGACCGGGAGCTCGACGTACTGCGGCTGATCGCGCGCGGACTGTCCAACGCCGAGATCGCGGCCGAGCTCGTGGTGGCCGAGACGACGGTGAAGACGCACGTCGCCCGGCTGCTGACCAAGCTCGGGGTCCGCGACCGGGTCCAGGCCGTCGTCGTGGCATACGAGACCGGATTCGCCAATCGCCGCTGAACAATTGGTGAAAGATCTTCCGGATCGGCTCGGGAGAAGTTAGTTTGTCACAGCTGTCCGTCCGCTGGGGAGGCTCCTGTGACGCTCGTCCGTGCTCTGACCACAGCCGTAGGCGTAGGCGGCCTACTGGCCGGCGTACTCGTGAATCCAGCCCTCGGGCAGACGACCGAAGGCATCACCGACGCCCAGATCGCCCAGGACGGCGTACTGACGACACGGGTCGACAGCCCGGTCGCGCCCGGCGTGAACTACACGTCGTTCGAGCGCCTCGACCCGAAGGGCTGGCAGCGCGGCGACATCCTCGACACCGACCTGGACAGGCACGGCGTGACCGTCGACCTGGTCAACAACGGTGGCAAGGTGTCCGGCGGCCAGCCGCTCAGTCAGCAGCTCGCCCGCAAGGGTGCGATCGCCGGTGTGAACGGCGACTTCTTCGACATCAACGACACCACCGCGCCGCTCGGCGTCGGCGTCGAGCAGAGCGGCAAACTGCTCAACGCCCCGGCCTCCGGCCACAACGACACCGCGGTGATCGGCAAGGACGGCCTCGGCAGGATCGCCCAGCTCTTCCTGCAGGGCACAGCCGTCGACGGTACGACCAAGCTCGAGCTGACCAACCTGAATTCGCCGGCCGTCAACTCCGGCGGCGTCGGCCTCTACACCCCGGAGTGGGGCGACGCGGCCCGGACCAGGACCGTTGACGGCCTGCCGACCGTCCGCGAGGTGATCCTTCGCGACGGTGTGGTCGTCTCGTCGGCAACCACTCCGGCAACCACCCCGTTGG carries:
- a CDS encoding response regulator, encoding MPDKIRVLVADDQTLVRTGFRVILEAEGDIEVVAEADTGTAAIRQAQLAAPDVILMDIRMPELDGLSATEEIRRQPDPPTIIVLTTFDQNEYVYRALRAGAAGFLLKDSPSTRLIAAVRAAATGDSLIEPAITRRLVERFAEPVVAEGLPAELAALTDRELDVLRLIARGLSNAEIAAELVVAETTVKTHVARLLTKLGVRDRVQAVVVAYETGFANRR